The Hypomesus transpacificus isolate Combined female chromosome 3, fHypTra1, whole genome shotgun sequence genome has a window encoding:
- the mgaa gene encoding MAX dimerization protein MGA a isoform X4, with protein sequence MFMAAKKKKKEKVMVFHDEGADALSPVPMASSPSDLLVALKSGQMSKGGQGILVAKEEDNMGKCSPRSAKMMKISATLPLSKSSVQSNQQLQNLPPDLNCKGIKVTLDNNNMWNDFFRCKTEMIVTKQGSRMFPYCRFRISGLEPFQKYALLMDIHPVDNKRYKWSGQDWHANGKAETHIQKRPFVHPVSPNSGHYWMQNPVSFYMLKLTNSMLDQEGNVVLHSSHRYLPRLHVVLADKATEDLQLDGPDVITITFPQTEFIAVTAYQNSRFSQLKVNYNPFAKGFREDGPNSLALKLKSCPANDSKKDEARSSNELNPVKKSLKSLLANNKPKNSKVANQGLQRTEAQVVTGISTDRNKASGSGNTKSTEPNSSKQHPLPKNFSELIRESHVKLRRCKTEKEVETCTLQVTNTLNSVPKVGVKDLAESEDVPNSAHLKGPSAKTVRKTGTQSSVMPAKVDQNFITTSPVLINPQFVTEQSADERAEKRQKASNSSPVDFDPQRTSSEGQTREKVKPHKRPPSMPLPALALYLKQLRSKSMPDKNKPVVPSELSPHLTTTSQSPSQLNLTAPPAVQDVKPSDPSTSTYGQAIYKNISGSTYSLNPCGLALNPGNPTYSKHSPTSKYSNVDTLALAESKNQEPDLLSPEPHPVLLSLDQSLQASELSTCTTLLPHLPVSPSFPETLMSSVPDPVLYAPNPARSQSSLESPTLVLPSALNYGPPVSESYISHLSSHSSTLSSLPTITTSKPLTAPLLQSPEHLSCDVESLSPRFLPHSEPSLPFSGTLESTPTLSIIPPTSSSETFGQRLDPEVPLRSTTKGSVQGLGPSAGVSLHESQMSIFSALPPPDPFLTSFTSFLPTPHSASLAMGSSSMFSMSRPSHSLSHPGSLDLGAASSFPSDPDAFQVNDQTLPFPPTLSPLALPLSLSPSFSSLGPDPLSPTPSLTDLVHFFSNNDDLNIDDDFPSNEPSPPIVCPPSIRTPSISVFAQAIPASKPRKRKGKIKKRKSAKTVDDSEMGVAADVNLQPNLEEVEEQLFVSFTSKEALEIHLGDTTQEVVPQKTFEPVGVTETLEERIATLEEVLLKDLKLMKHRQVIHPVLQEVGLKMSLLDTKLSIDLQYLGVHLPIPQYSNIPGQSSEAPSPSGSAVFVSRTGKTKDVTQIKGWREKFAPSESSESSSSSSFKPDVVPSSDGTTTKNLSAFCSDMLDEYLANEGKLIDERAASFSQTVVNPVTYELPTKSSSYVRTLDSVLKKQTQGPTSSIISDFIPPSKRPKLPPLGFRNQRRTKKEQMQDSKENKTKILTTLTTTTSAPKPPPKSAPKPVQTSGSIVSQSVQPEHTAPFTPNPKDTVQKKRKKKSKVSEGPTGSSADMAPLESDSELGPAANTIPNSSTVITKTMLKMKDLEDGVVWEGRHRTCITEERAEIALTSLFTLAGFVCENPTAPVRIIKCRAPPCLNVFCRLGCVCSSLIRKKQITHCAKTDCIFGCSCFRQKVVLLKNLEGPDSSASDDSSSRKRRKRRMRMAYTLKEAEMSAVSQPAHYVGTLWKPREGEIDPEPLHEPASLNLSSPSSLCNSKDEHMTCARVRAFQGRNKEEFNQPTQKDNVSQPQSIDSVSVNCSKTAALKPPLDPLPSTEPAKRLEVVSECRWKNRLDRNYVLRVVCERMVQDRLNIPFRVKGYLVRPLTQNLVVEGQDCTFAYKVHISQVAQLSSGIHAEEKDSQEGEAGMEDWQRELEDDFMEELEDEVEKEKMEVEWRKSELESKEENKKKSLKFQGLPFLIGISPAGILTANKKQPGGSEKDLVQVNGRSYPHAKIQLGKMGAIHPANRLAAYLTGRLSHASQEQVKVASSSTTNPTIASNSKPQKQPSAVGISAPQRTPSAATSSNTSVTTSDVQKTVVSVSNTAPGEVGAPKPTMLIIPVPGTNNVFKMPCPTSQPLTPITPGQRMLLQPICSTKGTTVYRNPEGKLIQLVPLSQLQALNPNLVVQKAVPLASAQPVLSTSVSSPASLPKKTFSCGQVLKPVPPGPSSTVTHTPPSVHTASKASPNVTVLSSSLPTLVPLTVKSPGSQVKVTETAVKKNVMTSTTTSSHPSTSSSDAILGEERVYSPTFISSKSTDSSKIPVTSINPPVPYQKVSLNQTPQTSSVTEPSSGMIGQDVVCRREENYKGPGKRVEDGGRMDISEARHSLGVEEEVDVVDLDSDSATDTDSEEDTEETEDSEVDTNACPLKVVDKKILHNVLERLRRGDLKQRFKQLREALELDEKSTKIHILNQAKREIKILQRSSKSLKKEQASLANRRAECFEMIDQLTAKSGDKEEQATGAVGTERQHVLEDSEKVPSLVNDVTEAVNLLDDTEEETDNSSDEHPFGQTDIINVTSDEGEQEWESVDSKTMQENVDALRTSDGPPQPNNDATCSTEENMKYEDKVGIAKLSRERYTTQYKNLTEMLDIKRRRSTGFVLNQACREIRDLSDKCKILERLKAAQTQTRTDYILKVSQLTGKKEERILWKVQEISTMQKEDQRRRVKENERRKAVLARKAVLQPPAQVSNRPKTVPNILSRRKKLLPIAMKPMEGVSPYIHTDLLPTGLLVIPGQQVITMAPLQPISSSLLHPVSLSGLGLHPSPTPGVASVTISIPSLSQHVKALPLSLNPPGNVDYRISLAAQHPQVLTQNIGQTQAPGAPGPASTAQSSALTVQGVGLHEENISSDDPDIPSELQSLPPPVSGTGGGPQKERGAMGEGDDERSLSPMFLNLDEDKTGSHGDNKSSSSLSQRPGQSLVPELDHHPGQQSNSRSGSVLDSDTLTPPPLLQMKVGGVAIVADTNVRAEEKQESEVAWRPMPRLAPLGLKTNPQS encoded by the exons ATGTTCATGGCtgctaagaagaagaagaaagagaaggtgaTGGTGTTTCATGACGAAGGGGCAGATGCCCTTAGTCCAGTGCCAATggcttcctctccctctgaccTCTTAGTTGCTTTAAAATCAGGACAGATGAGTAAAGGAGGACAAGGCATTCTTGTTGCTAAGGAGGAAGACAACATGGGAAAATGTAGTCCTAGATCTGCAAAGATGATGAAAATCTCTGCTACACTCCCTTTAAGCAAGTCATCTGTCCAGTCCAATCAGCAACTACAAAATTTACCACCGGACCTCAATTGCAAAGGTATCAAGGTGACAttggacaacaacaacatgtgGAATGACTTTTTCAGATGCAAGACAGAGATGATAGTAACCAAACAAGGAAGCAGGATGTTCCCATATTGTCGCTTCAGGATCTCTGGTCTAGAACCTTTCCAGAAGTACGCTCTACTCATGGATATCCATCCTGTGGACAACAAACGTTACAAGTGGAGTGGACAAGATTGGCACGCCAATGGAAAGGCTGAAACCCACATACAGAAACGTCCCTTTGTTCATCCCGTATCTCCTAACTCTGGACACTATTGGATGCAGAACCCAGTGTCTTTCTACATGCTAAAGCTTACCAACAGCATGCTGGATCAGGAGGGAAATGTTGTGTTGCACTCATCACATCGTTACTTACCCCGGCTGCATGTGGTTCTAGCAGACAAAGCTACTGAAGATCTGCAACTAGACGGACCTGATGTCATAACCATTACATTCCCTCAGACAGAGTTCATTGCTGTTACAGCTTATCAAAACTCTCGCTTCAGTCAGCTCAAAGTTAACTACAACCCTTTTGCCAAAGGGTTTAGAGAGGATGGACCTAACTCTTTGGCTTTGAAGCTTAAGTCATGCCCAGCAAATGACTCCAAGAAAGATGAAGCCAGATCATCAAATGAACTGAACCCTGTGAAGAAAAGCCTGAAGTCGCTTTTGGCAAACAACAAACCTAAAAACAGTAAAGTAGCAAATCAAGGACTCCAGAGGACTGAAGCTCAGGTTGTTACTGGTATTTCTACAGACAGGAATAAGGCATCAGGATCAGGCAATACTAAATCCACAGAACCAAACTCAAG TAAACAACATCCTCTTCCAAAGAACTTCTCTGAACTGATTCGTGAGTCGCATGTGAAACTGAGAAGAtgcaagacagaaaaagaagTTGAAACTTGCACACTTCAGGTTACCAACACCCTTAATTCGGTTCCAAAAGTTGGAGTTAAAGACTTAGCTGAATCTGAAGATGTGCCTAACAGTGCTCATCTCAAAGGGCCATCTGCTAAGACTGTGCGAAAGACTGGTACCCAGAGCAGTGTGATGCCGGCCAAAGTTGACCAGAACTTCATCACTACATCTCCAGTTTTGATAAATCCTCAGTTCGTCACAGAGCAGTCAGCAGATGAGAGAGCGGAGAAACGACAAAAAGCCTCCAATAGCTCCCCTGTCGACTTTGACCCTCAAAGAACCAGTTCTGAAGGTCAAACACGAGAGAAAGTGAAACCACACAAACGGCCTCCATCTATGCCTTTACCCGCCCTAGCACTATATTTAAAACAATTGAGGTCCAAATCCATGCCTGACAAGAACAAACCAGTTGTTCCCTCAGAATTGTCACCTCATCTCACTACAACCTCACAATCCCCCTCACAGCTAAATCTAACAGCTCCCCCTGCAGTTCAGGATGTAAAACCCAGTGACCCAAGCACCAGTACCTATGGCCAAGCTATCTATAAAAATATCTCTGGTTCAACTTACAGTCTTAATCCTTGTGGTCTTGCTTTGAATCCTGGAAATCCTACTTATTCAAAACATAGTCCAACCAGTAAATACTCAAATGTGGATACTTTGGCTCTTGCCGAAAGTAAAAATCAGGAACCAGATCTACTGTCTCCAGAACCTCACCCAGTGTTACTGTCTTTAGATCAGTCTTTACAAGCCTCTGAGCTTTCCACATGCACTACACTCCTGCCTCATTTACCTGTTAGCCCTTCCTTTCCAGAAACACTAATGTCATCAGTCCCTGATCCAGTGTTATATGCCCCCAACCCAGCCCGAAGCCAGTCATCTTTGGAGTCTCCCACGCTAGTTTTACCTTCCGCATTGAACTATGGTCCACCAGTTTCAGAGTCTTATATCTCACACCTCTCTTCTCATTCCTCTACATTGTCTTCACTACCTACCATAACCACCTCAAAACCTCTCACAGCTCCCTTGCTTCAAAGTCCAGAGCATCTGTCATGTGATGTTGAGTCTTTATCCCCTCGATTTTTGCCGCACTCTGAGccttctctgcctttctctggtACTTTAGAATCTACCCCAACCCTTTCAATAATACCCCCTACTTCATCATCAGAAACTTTTGGGCAACGGCTAGACCCAGAAGTACCTCTTAGGTCTACTACTAAGGGTTCTGTTCAAGGACTTGGGCCATCTGCTGGAGTTTCTTTGCATGAGTCTCAAATGTCTATATTCTCAGCATTACCACCTCCTGATCCATTTCTAACATCCTTCACCTCATTTCTGCCTACCCCTCACTCTGCTTCATTGGCTATGGGGTCTTCCTCAATGTTTTCAATGAGTCGcccttcacactctctctctcatcctggcTCTCTCGATCTTGGAGCTGCCTCCTCTTTTCCGTCCGACCCCGATGCCTTTCAGGTCAACGACCAGACATTACCTTTCCCCCCCACACTATCTCCCCTTGCACTCCCTTTGTCACTGTCTCCCAGTTTTTCATCATTAGGGCCTGATCCATTGTCACCAACTCCATCATTGACGGATCTAGTACATTTCTTTTCAAACAATGACGATTTGAATATCGATGACGACTTTCCAAGCAACGAACCCAGTCCACCAATTGTCTGCCCTCCTAGTATAAGAACACCCAGTATTTCAGTTTTTGCTCAGGCCATACCTGCCAGCAAACCCAGGAAAAGGAAGGGTAAAATCAAGAAGAGAAAGTCTGCAAAGACGGTGGATGATTCAGAAATGGGTGTAGCAGCAGATGTGAATCTGCAGCCCAACCTGGAGGAGGTTGAGGAACAGCTCTTTGTCTCCTTCACCTCAAAG GAAGCACTTGAAATCCACCTCGGAGACACCACACAAGAAGTTGTACCTCAGAAAACCTTTGAGCCAG TTGGAGTTACAGAAACCCTAGAGGAAAGAATAGCAACACTAGAGGAGGTCCTTCTAAAGGATTTAAAACTAATGAAACATCGACAGGTCATACACCCTGTATTGCAAGAAG TTGGCTTGAAGATGAGCTTGCTGGATACCAAACTGTCCATAGACCTGCAGTATCTGGGTGTTCATCTGCCCATTCCTCAATACTCTAACATTCCAGGACAGAGCTCTGAAGCACCCTCTCCAA GTGGTTCAGCTGTTTTTGTATCCAGAACGGGAAAGACTAAAGACGTCACCCAAATTAAAGGCTGGAGAGAGAAGTTTGCTCCTTCAGAGTCCTCAgagtcctcatcatcatcatctttcaAGCCTGATG TTGTTCCAAGCTCAGATGGAACAACAACAAAGAACTTGTCAGCCTTCTGCAGTGACATGTTGGATGAGTACCTCGCCAATGAGGGCAAACTGATCGACGAGCGTGCCGCTAGTTTTTCCCAGACAGTGGTAAACCCTGTGACCTATGAGCTGCCCACCAAGAGCAGCAGCTATGTCCGCACCCTCGACAGCGTCCTGAAGAAACAAACACAAGGACCCACTTCTTCTATCATCTCTgacttcatccctccatctaaaAGACCCAAACTGCCCCCTCTAGGTTTCAGAAATCAGAGAAGAACTAAAAAGGAACAAATGCAAGACTCcaaggaaaacaaaacaaaaattttAACTActttaacaacaacaacatcagcacCAAAACCTCCACCTAAATCTGCACCAAAACCTGTACAGACCTCTGGTTCCATTGTGTCACAATCAGTCCAACCAGAACACACAGCTCCCTTCACCCCCAATCCAAAAGATACAGTCcaaaaaaagaggaagaaaaaatcCAAGGTCTCAGAAGGACCTACAGGATCCTCTGCTGACATGGCTCCCTTGGAATCAGACTCTGAGCTGGGGCCTGCTGCCAACACCATTCCCAACTCCAGCACTGTCATCACCAAGACgatgctgaagatgaaggacCTGGAGGATGGGGTTGTGTGGGAAGGCAGACACCGTACATGCATCACTGAAGAGAGGGCAGAGATTGCTCTTACATCTCTCTTCACCTTGGCG GGCTTTGTGTGTGAGAACCCTACAGCTCCTGTCAGGATCATTAAGTGTCGTGCTCCTCCCTGCCTGAACGTTTTCTGCCGTCTTGGCTGTGTGTGCTCCAGCCTGATCCGAAAGAAGCAAATCACGCACTGTGCCAAGACAGACTGCATATTTGGCTGCAGCTGTTTCCGCCAGAAAGTAGTACTGTTAAAGAACCTAGAGGGGCCTGACTCCAGTGCCTCAGATGACAGCTCATCCcggaaaaggagaaagagaaggatgaggatgGCGTACA CGCTCAAAGAGGCAGAGATGTCGGCGGTATCCCAGCCTGCACATTATGTGGGAACCCTGTGGAagccgagagagggagagattgacCCGGAGCCACTACACGAGCCTGCATCTTTGAACCTCTCTTCTCCATCATCACTCTGTAACTCTAAAGATGAGCATATGACATGTGCCAGGGTGCGAGCTTTTCAAGGCCGGAACAAGGAAGAATTCAACCAGCCAACTCAGAAA GACAATGTGTCTCAGCCTCAATCAATCGACTCAGTAtcag TAAACTGCTCCAAAACAGCAGCACTAAAGCCCCCCTTGGACCCCCTACCCAGCACGGAGCCTGCCAAGCGCCTTGAGGTTGTGTCGGAATGCCGGTGGAAGAACCGTTTAGACAGGAACTATGTGctgagggtggtgtgtgagcGAATGGTTCAGGACCGCCTCAACATTCCCTTCAGGGTAAAAGGTTACCTGGTCCGCCCGCTAACCCAGAACCTGGTGGTAGAGGGGCAGGACTGTACTTTCGCCTACAAGGTCCACATCTCCCAAGTGGCGCAACTCTCCAGTGGGATACATGCAGAGGAGAAGGACAGTCAGGAAGGGGAGGCTGGTATGGAAGACTGGCAGAGGGAGTTAGAGGATGACTTTATGGAGGAATTGGAGgacgaggtggagaaggagaagatggaggtggAGTGGAGGAAGAGTGAGCTGGAATCGAAGGAGGAAAATAAAAAGAAGAGTCTGAAGTTTCAGGGTCTGCCTTTCCTCATAGGAATCTCACCAGCAGGCATCCTGACAGCCAATAAGAAGCAGCCAGGTGGTTCAGAAAAGGATCTAGTCCAG GTAAATGGTCGATCGTACCCCCATGCTAAGATCCAGCTGGGGAAGATGGGTGCCATTCATCCTGCCAACAGATTGGCAGCATACCTCACTGGCAGACTATCCCATGCAAGCCAAGAGCAGGTTAAAgtagcctcctcctccaccaccaatCCCACCATCGCCTCCAACTCGAAACCACAGAAGCAACCCTCAGCAGTGGGAATCTCTGCTCCTCAGCGAACCCCGTCTGCAGCCACCTCTTCCAACACCTCTGTGACCACATCAG ACGTCCAGAAGACGGTGGTGTCTGTTTCAAACACAGCCCCAGGAGAAGTGGGAGCCCCAAAGCCCACTATGCTGATTATCCCTGTCCCTGGGACCAATAACGTATTCAAGATGCCCTGCCCGACCTCCCAGCCCCTGACACCCATCACGCCTGGCCAGAGGATGTTGCTCCAGCCTATCTGCTCCACCAAGGGGACCACCGTCTACCGCAACCCAGAAGGAAAGCTCATTCAGCTGGTTCCCCTCAGTCAGCTGCAGGCCCTCAACCCAAACCTGGTGGTGCAGAAAG CTGTTCCGCTTGCTTCTGCCCAGCCAGTGTTATCTACCTCAGTATCCTCGCCTGCCTCTCTACCTAAAAAGACTTTCTCTTGTGGCCAGGTCCTAAAACCTGTACCTCCAGGGCCATCctccactgtcacacacacccctccctcagTACATACCGCCAGCAAGGCCTCTCCCAACGTCACTGTCCTATCCAGCTCCCTTCCAACCCTGGTCCCTCTTACAGTCAAATCCCCTGGAAGTCAGGTCAAGGTCACAGAGactgcagtaaaaaaaaacgtgATGACATCCACCACTACATCATCACATCCCTCCACTTCCTCATCAGATGCCATtctgggagaagagagagtgtaCAGTCCCACCTTTATCAGCTCTAAGTCTACTGATTCCTCCAAAATCCCTGTAACCTCCATAAATCCCCCTGTGCCCTACCAGAAGGTGTCTCTCAATCAGACCCCCCAAACGTCCTCAGTCACTGAGCCAAGCTCTGGTATGATAGGCCAGGACGTCGTCTGTCGAAGGGAGGAAAATTATAAAGGGCCAGGAAAGAGGGTTGAAGATGGCGGGAGGATGGATATTTCTGAGGCAAGGCACTCactaggggtggaggaggaagtggatgtGGTAGACCTGGACAGTGATTCAGCGACGGACACGGACTCTGAGGAGGATACAGAAGAGACTGAAGATTCAGAGGTTGACACCAATGCATGTCCCCTGAAAGTTGTTGAT AAGAAGATTCTGCACAATGTCTTGGAGAGATTGCGTCGTGGGGACTTAAAGCAACGCTTTAAGCAGCTGAGGGAAGCACTGGAGCTGGATGAAAAATCAACCAAGATCCACATCTTGAACCAG GCAAAAAGGGAAATTAAGATCCTGCAGAGGTCGAGCAAGAGTCTGAAGAAGGAGCAGGCCTCTTTGGCCAATCGGAGAGCAGAGTGTTTCGAAATGATCGACCAGTTGACAG CCAAGAGTGGAGATAAAGAGGAACAGGCCACTGGGGCAGTAGGAACCGAGAGGCAGCACGTCCTGGAGGACTCAGAGAAAGTGCCCTCATTGGTCAATGATGTGACTGAAGCGGTGAACCTATTGGATGacacagaagaagaaactgACAACTCCTCAGATGAGCACCCATTTGGACAGACTGACATCATCAATGTCACCAGT GATGAAGGTGAACAGGAATGGGAGTCTGTGGATTCAAAGACTATGCAAGAGAATGTAGATGCACTGAGGACATCAGATGGCCCGCCGCAACCGAACAACGACGCAAC GTGTTCTACCGAAGAAAACATGAAGTATGAAGACAAAGTT GGCATTGCCAAGCTGAGTCGAGAAAGGTACACGACACAGTACAAAAATTTGACAGAGATGCTGGACATCAAAAGAAGAAGGTCTACTGGCTTTGTCCTTAATCAG GCCTGTAGGGAAATCAGAGACCTGAGTGACAAATGTAAGATTCTGGAGAGGCTGAAGGCTGCTCAGACACAGACCAGGACGGACTACATCCTCAAGGTCTCCCAACTCACAG gtaagaaggaggagaggatccTGTGGAAAGTACAGGAAATTTCCACGATGCAGAAGGAGGACCAAAGAAGAAGAgttaaagagaatgagagaagaaAGGCTGTCCTAGCACGGAAGGCTGTCCTCCAGCCTCCCGCCCAGGTCAGCAACAGACCAAAAACTGTCCCCAACATCCTGTCTCGTAGGAAAAAACTTCTTCCCATTGCCATGAAGCCCATGGAAG GCGTTTCTCCATACATCCACACAGACCTGCTCCCTACTGGGCTGCTGGTGatcccaggtcagcaggtcatCACAATGGCACCCCTTCAGCCTATAAGCTCCTCCCTGCTTCACCCAGTCAGTCTGTCAGGGCTGGGCCTGCACCCTTCCCCGACACCAG GTGTTGCTTCAGTCACAATCAGCATCCCATCCCTGTCACAGCATGTCaaagccctccccctctccctcaacccACCCG gcaaTGTAGATTATAGGATATCTTTGGCTGCACAACACCCCCAGGTCTTGACACAAAACATTGGCCAAACCCAGGCCCCTGGGGCTCCTGGCCCTGCCTCCACGGCCCAGAGCAGCGCTCTAACAGTGCAGGGGGTGGGGCTACATGAAGAGAAC ATCAGTAGTGACGACCCCGATATACCATCAGAGCTCCAAAGCTTACCCCCCCCTGTGTCAGGGACGGGTGGGGGgccacagaaagagaggggggcaatgggagagggggatgacgaGCGCTCCCTCAGCCCCATGTTCCTCAATCTGGATGAGGACAAGACTGGATCTCATGGGGACAATAAGTCATCCAGCAGTCTATCACAGCGACCGGGACAGTCACTTGTTCCGGAACTTGACCATCACCCAGGGCAACAGTCCAACAGTAGGTCAGGTTCTGTGTTGGATTCTGATACCCTGACTCCACCCCCTTTGCTGCAGATGAAGGTGGGGGGTGTGGCTATAGTGGCAGACACAAATGTCAGAGCAGAGGAAAAGCAGGAGTCAGAGGTTGCCTGGAGACCAATGCCCAGACTGGCTCCTTTGGGCTTGAAAACCAATCCACAATCCTAG